In Nocardia sputorum, a single genomic region encodes these proteins:
- a CDS encoding aldehyde dehydrogenase family protein — translation MAESAQPRLAARPGGTGRTNVLTSYDPRTGEVVGNYAVMSSGELNRAVRAARSAEKWWAELGFASRKRWLLDWKREIARRSGELVALLCEETGKPEADAAIEVMLAVENLDWAARNASRALDRRRIGSSWLTRNQRASVGYLPLGVVGVLGPWNNPVFTPMGSIAYAMAAGNAVVFKPHELTTGVGVWLADSWSRLAPNQPVLQVVTGDQATGTALCRAKIDKIAYAGSEAGAREVISVCAQTMTPVVVERSGKGSMVVHVDAKLDDAAEAAVFGAMANAGQNATGIQRAYVAQSVYDRFLDLVVDQARKLRPGADRKASYGPMIMESQVDVVRRQVRDAVARGGRAVVGGLDSIRDPYIEPIVLAEVPEESIAITGEGIGPVLIVNKVASMDDAAERINAVGTDVAVSVFTRDVHEIEAFAEQLRVGVVTINSSTAYAGIPALPFGGVGEYGQGHSHGDQGLREFSRTLAITRKRYQAPVNLSTFDRHPRHLRLAKTIFRIRHGRRP, via the coding sequence ATGGCCGAGTCCGCGCAGCCACGGTTGGCGGCGCGTCCGGGAGGAACGGGCCGAACGAACGTGCTGACGTCCTACGATCCGCGCACCGGTGAGGTCGTGGGCAACTACGCCGTGATGAGTTCCGGTGAGCTGAACCGTGCGGTGCGCGCGGCCCGCTCCGCCGAAAAGTGGTGGGCGGAACTGGGATTCGCCAGCCGGAAGCGGTGGCTGCTGGACTGGAAGCGCGAGATCGCCCGTCGCTCGGGGGAATTGGTCGCGCTACTGTGCGAGGAGACCGGGAAGCCGGAAGCCGACGCCGCCATCGAGGTGATGCTCGCGGTGGAGAACCTGGACTGGGCCGCGCGCAACGCGAGCCGCGCGCTGGACCGGCGGCGCATCGGTTCCAGCTGGCTCACCCGCAATCAGCGGGCCTCGGTCGGTTACCTGCCGCTCGGCGTCGTCGGAGTGCTCGGCCCGTGGAACAACCCGGTGTTCACTCCGATGGGCTCGATCGCCTACGCGATGGCGGCGGGCAACGCCGTGGTGTTCAAGCCGCACGAGCTGACCACCGGCGTGGGAGTGTGGCTGGCCGACAGCTGGTCCCGGCTCGCGCCCAACCAGCCGGTGCTGCAAGTCGTCACAGGGGACCAGGCCACCGGCACCGCGCTGTGCCGGGCGAAGATCGACAAGATCGCGTACGCCGGTTCGGAGGCGGGCGCGCGCGAGGTGATCTCGGTATGCGCGCAGACCATGACGCCGGTCGTCGTCGAGCGCAGCGGCAAGGGCAGCATGGTCGTGCACGTCGACGCGAAGCTGGACGACGCCGCCGAGGCCGCCGTGTTCGGCGCGATGGCCAACGCCGGACAGAACGCCACCGGAATACAGCGGGCCTACGTCGCCCAGTCCGTCTACGACCGCTTCCTCGACCTCGTCGTGGACCAGGCCCGCAAGCTGCGGCCAGGCGCGGACCGGAAGGCGTCCTACGGCCCGATGATCATGGAGTCACAGGTCGACGTGGTGCGCAGGCAGGTGCGCGACGCGGTGGCCCGCGGCGGCCGCGCGGTGGTCGGCGGACTCGACTCCATCCGCGATCCCTACATCGAGCCGATCGTGCTGGCCGAGGTGCCGGAGGAGAGCATCGCGATCACGGGTGAGGGCATCGGCCCGGTGCTCATCGTGAACAAGGTGGCGAGCATGGACGATGCCGCCGAGCGGATCAACGCGGTGGGCACCGATGTCGCGGTGTCGGTGTTCACCAGGGATGTGCACGAGATCGAGGCGTTCGCCGAGCAACTGCGCGTGGGCGTGGTGACCATCAACTCCTCGACCGCCTACGCGGGCATTCCCGCGCTGCCCTTCGGCGGTGTCGGCGAGTACGGCCAGGGCCACAGTCACGGCGACCAGGGCCTGCGGGAGTTCAGCCGGACGCTGGCCATCACCCGCAAGCGGTACCAGGCGCCGGTGAACCTTTCCACGTTCGATCGGCACCCGCGTCACCTGCGGCTGGCCAAGACGATCTTCCGGATCCGGCACGGCCGCCGGCCCTGA
- a CDS encoding Nramp family divalent metal transporter — protein sequence MTLAESTKSVTGRARAATVLLGPAFVAAIAYVDPGNVASNISAGAQFGYLLVWVIVLANVMAGLVQFLSAKLGLVTGWSLPEAVRAKASGPVRLAYWGQAETVAMATDLAEVVGGAIALHLLFGLPLLLGGAITGAVSMGLLLVQDRRGQQPFERVITGMLAIIAIGFLASVVIAPPSPGGTAGGLVPRFQGTESVLLAAAMIGATVMPHAVYLHSGLARDRHGHPAAGPLRTRLLRITKVDVGLAMVLAGTVNLAMLLMAANTLRGRNVETIEDAHAAVGDVLGPAAALLLAIGLLASGLASTSVGAYAGAMIMQGLLHKRIPLLTRRLITLIPAIAVLALGIDPTRALIISQVVLSFGIPFALIPLVRFTSDRALMGADVNHRVTTALAWTVAAIISVLNAALIYLTVTGR from the coding sequence ATCACGCTGGCCGAGTCGACCAAGTCCGTCACCGGGCGAGCGCGTGCCGCGACGGTGCTGCTCGGCCCGGCGTTCGTCGCGGCCATCGCGTACGTCGATCCCGGCAACGTCGCGTCCAATATCAGTGCGGGGGCGCAATTCGGCTACCTCCTCGTCTGGGTCATCGTCCTGGCCAACGTGATGGCTGGGCTGGTGCAGTTCCTCTCGGCCAAGCTCGGGCTGGTGACCGGGTGGTCGCTGCCGGAGGCGGTGCGGGCGAAGGCGAGCGGCCCGGTCCGGCTGGCGTACTGGGGTCAGGCCGAGACGGTGGCGATGGCCACCGACCTGGCCGAGGTGGTGGGCGGCGCGATCGCGCTGCATCTGCTGTTCGGGCTGCCGCTGCTGCTCGGCGGCGCGATCACCGGCGCGGTGTCGATGGGTCTGCTGCTGGTGCAGGACCGCCGCGGGCAGCAACCGTTCGAGCGGGTGATCACCGGGATGCTCGCGATCATCGCGATCGGATTCCTGGCGAGCGTGGTGATCGCGCCGCCATCGCCCGGGGGCACGGCAGGCGGTCTGGTGCCGCGTTTCCAAGGCACCGAGAGCGTGTTGCTGGCCGCGGCGATGATCGGCGCGACGGTCATGCCGCACGCGGTCTATCTGCATTCCGGCCTCGCCCGCGACCGGCACGGGCATCCGGCGGCAGGGCCGCTGCGCACCAGGCTCCTGCGGATCACCAAGGTCGACGTCGGCCTGGCCATGGTGCTGGCGGGCACGGTGAACCTGGCCATGCTGCTGATGGCGGCCAACACCTTGCGCGGCAGGAATGTGGAGACCATCGAAGACGCGCACGCCGCGGTCGGCGACGTCCTGGGCCCCGCCGCCGCGCTGCTGCTCGCGATCGGCCTGCTCGCCTCCGGCCTGGCCTCGACGTCGGTCGGCGCCTACGCGGGCGCGATGATCATGCAGGGCTTGTTGCACAAGCGGATCCCGCTGCTCACGCGCAGGCTGATCACGTTGATCCCGGCCATCGCGGTCCTGGCGCTCGGCATCGACCCGACGCGCGCGCTGATCATCTCTCAGGTGGTGCTGTCGTTCGGCATTCCCTTCGCGCTGATTCCCTTGGTGCGCTTCACGAGTGACCGCGCGCTGATGGGCGCGGACGTCAACCACCGCGTGACCACCGCGCTGGCCTGGACGGTCGCCGCGATCATCTCCGTGCTCAACGCGGCGCTGATCTATCTCACCGTCACCGGCCGGTAG
- a CDS encoding TetR/AcrR family transcriptional regulator, translating to MVADRSEVDLAPARPEPGRKAGAEGAPSVRRRPKDRKVQIIRAAARAFSERGYYPVGVDEIAAEVGISGPALYRHFTNKYALLVAAAEEGAQHLLTVAEAADDARLDPARRADALIRAISEHTVEIRREAGLYRWERRYLERDDRVRIKKIYDDLNSTLAAPIALLRPETPPADVAMLAAGVLSAIASIAAHRTALSSARLLPLLHRMSWAILRTDLPPAPAEPDPGAPVRGIPVTSKREQLLTEAIRIFGRQGYHEASIEEIGAAVGINASSVYRYFASKADLLAAAFHRTGDRLAIAITEALAEATSRADAARRVADRYAKLSFAMPEIMAVYYAEFGNLPQAEQHKLRAIQRQNVLEWANLLDGDPVEARFRVHAAISQVIDVGRLIRFDSRPAQVARVTALMDAVLLD from the coding sequence ATGGTCGCGGATCGCAGCGAGGTCGACCTCGCTCCCGCGCGGCCCGAACCGGGTAGAAAGGCGGGGGCCGAGGGCGCGCCATCGGTGCGCCGCCGTCCGAAGGACCGCAAGGTCCAGATCATCCGGGCGGCCGCGCGCGCGTTCAGCGAACGCGGGTACTACCCGGTCGGCGTGGACGAGATCGCCGCCGAGGTCGGCATCTCCGGTCCGGCCCTCTACCGGCATTTCACGAACAAGTACGCGCTGCTGGTGGCGGCCGCCGAAGAAGGCGCGCAGCACCTGCTGACCGTCGCCGAGGCCGCCGACGACGCCCGGCTGGACCCGGCGCGGCGCGCGGACGCGCTGATCCGCGCGATCAGCGAGCACACCGTCGAGATCCGCCGCGAGGCCGGGCTCTACCGCTGGGAGCGGCGCTATCTCGAGCGTGACGACCGGGTCCGGATCAAGAAGATCTACGACGACCTGAACAGCACCCTCGCCGCGCCGATCGCGCTGCTGCGCCCCGAAACGCCGCCCGCGGACGTGGCGATGCTCGCCGCGGGCGTGCTGAGCGCGATCGCCAGCATCGCCGCGCACCGCACCGCACTGTCCAGCGCTCGGCTGCTCCCCCTGCTGCATCGGATGTCCTGGGCCATCCTGCGAACCGACCTGCCGCCCGCGCCGGCGGAACCGGATCCCGGCGCGCCCGTGCGCGGCATCCCGGTGACCTCCAAGCGTGAACAGCTGCTCACCGAGGCCATCCGGATCTTCGGCAGGCAGGGCTATCACGAGGCGAGCATCGAGGAGATCGGCGCCGCCGTCGGCATCAACGCCTCCAGCGTGTACCGATACTTCGCGAGCAAGGCCGACCTGCTCGCCGCCGCGTTCCACCGCACCGGCGACCGGCTGGCCATCGCGATCACCGAGGCGCTGGCCGAGGCGACCAGCCGTGCCGACGCCGCGCGGCGCGTGGCCGACCGCTACGCCAAACTGAGTTTCGCCATGCCGGAGATCATGGCGGTGTACTACGCCGAGTTCGGCAATCTGCCGCAGGCCGAGCAGCACAAGCTGCGCGCCATTCAGCGGCAGAACGTGCTGGAGTGGGCCAACCTGCTGGACGGGGACCCGGTGGAGGCGCGCTTCCGGGTGCACGCCGCCATCAGCCAAGTGATCGATGTGGGCAGGCTGATCCGATTCGACTCCCGGCCCGCGCAAGTCGCGCGAGTCACCGCGCTGATGGACGCGGTGCTGCTCGACTAG
- a CDS encoding SDR family oxidoreductase, giving the protein MTYLVTGATGFIGRFLIPELLKREGDIHVLVRPGDASADRFACCAQEWAGGDRVRPVRGDLGAPGLGIDPTWLARHRGAIEHVFHLAAGYDLTERGGGTRHLVDVAEELGVDLLHHLSTVEVAGTSTGLFTEDMFDHGQTLTTPAQRARFEAERIVRESSLRWRIYRPSIVIGHSRTGEIDRIDGPYYFFRLLRMGAQLPRLLPVLVPRLGETNMVPVDFVARALDHIAHRPGSDKTTYHLVDPRRQSAVDALNLFADEAGAPHLVEVMPKRTLDMMLRVPGVNWLLPRVGVPLDVLEHSEFACWFDCRHTSAALAGTDIRVPPLDAYAPRIWKYWIENWV; this is encoded by the coding sequence ATGACTTACCTGGTTACCGGGGCAACTGGGTTCATCGGTCGGTTCCTCATCCCCGAGCTGCTGAAACGCGAGGGTGACATCCATGTGCTGGTCCGGCCGGGCGACGCCTCGGCCGACCGGTTCGCCTGCTGCGCGCAGGAATGGGCGGGCGGCGACCGCGTCCGTCCGGTGCGCGGCGATCTGGGCGCCCCGGGACTGGGCATCGACCCGACCTGGCTGGCCCGCCATCGCGGCGCCATCGAGCACGTCTTCCATCTGGCCGCGGGCTACGACCTGACCGAGCGCGGCGGCGGCACCAGGCACCTGGTCGACGTCGCCGAGGAGCTGGGGGTCGATCTGCTGCACCACCTCTCGACCGTCGAGGTGGCCGGGACCAGCACCGGCCTGTTCACCGAGGACATGTTCGATCACGGCCAGACACTGACCACGCCGGCGCAGCGGGCCAGGTTCGAGGCCGAGCGCATCGTGCGGGAGTCGTCGTTGCGCTGGCGGATCTACCGGCCGTCGATCGTGATCGGGCATTCCCGCACCGGCGAGATCGATCGGATCGACGGTCCGTACTACTTCTTCCGCCTGCTGCGCATGGGCGCGCAGCTGCCCAGGCTGCTGCCGGTGCTGGTGCCCAGACTGGGCGAGACCAACATGGTGCCGGTGGATTTCGTCGCCCGCGCCCTCGACCACATCGCACACCGCCCCGGTTCGGACAAGACGACCTATCACCTGGTGGATCCGCGCAGGCAGAGCGCGGTCGACGCGCTGAACCTGTTCGCCGACGAGGCGGGCGCGCCGCACTTGGTGGAGGTGATGCCCAAGCGCACCCTGGACATGATGTTGCGCGTCCCCGGCGTGAACTGGCTGCTGCCCCGGGTCGGCGTACCACTGGACGTGCTGGAGCACAGCGAGTTCGCCTGCTGGTTCGACTGCAGGCACACCAGCGCGGCGCTGGCGGGCACCGACATCAGGGTTCCGCCGTTGGACGCCTACGCACCGCGGATCTGGAAGTACTGGATCGAGAACTGGGTCTGA
- a CDS encoding alpha/beta hydrolase codes for MTGLGASSATADPIIDSKSLLADPVAPDGSRITKAEYKDARSIRLYVYSAAMDEKIIIDVQRPADASVPRPTLYLLNGAGGGEDEASWQAKTDALQFLSDKNVNVIQPIGGKWSYYTDWIKDDPVLGRNKWKTFFTEELPPLVDGALGTNGVNAIAGLSTSGTTVLALPIAKPGLYKAAAAYSGCAQTSDPVGSEFVKLTVETWGGGNTDNMWGPEGGPEWVANDPYVNAEGLRGLDLYISTGNGLPGQYDTLNGQYALPGAYGLANQIIIGGVIEAGTNYCTHNLQNRLNELGIPATYNFRNSGTHSWGYWRDEFQLSWPVLAKGLGI; via the coding sequence ATGACCGGTCTCGGCGCGTCCAGCGCGACAGCTGACCCGATCATCGATTCCAAGAGTCTGCTGGCCGACCCGGTCGCCCCGGACGGTTCGCGTATCACCAAGGCCGAGTACAAGGACGCGCGCAGCATCCGCCTGTACGTGTACTCGGCGGCGATGGACGAGAAGATCATCATCGACGTCCAGCGGCCGGCCGACGCCTCGGTGCCGCGCCCCACGCTGTACCTGCTCAACGGCGCGGGCGGTGGCGAGGACGAGGCCTCGTGGCAGGCGAAGACCGACGCGCTGCAGTTCCTGTCGGACAAGAACGTCAACGTGATCCAGCCGATCGGCGGCAAGTGGAGCTACTACACCGACTGGATCAAGGACGACCCGGTACTCGGCCGCAACAAGTGGAAGACCTTCTTCACCGAGGAGCTGCCTCCGCTGGTCGACGGCGCGCTGGGCACCAACGGCGTGAACGCGATCGCCGGCCTGTCCACGTCGGGCACCACGGTGCTGGCGCTGCCGATCGCCAAGCCGGGCCTCTACAAGGCGGCCGCGGCCTACAGCGGTTGCGCGCAGACCAGTGACCCGGTCGGCTCCGAGTTCGTCAAGCTGACCGTCGAGACCTGGGGCGGCGGCAACACCGACAACATGTGGGGCCCCGAGGGCGGCCCGGAGTGGGTGGCCAACGACCCGTACGTGAACGCCGAGGGGTTGCGTGGGCTCGACCTCTACATCTCCACCGGCAACGGCCTGCCCGGCCAGTACGACACGCTCAACGGTCAGTACGCCCTCCCCGGCGCGTACGGCCTGGCCAACCAGATCATCATCGGCGGCGTGATCGAGGCGGGCACCAACTACTGCACGCACAACCTGCAGAACCGGCTGAACGAACTGGGCATCCCGGCCACCTACAACTTCCGCAACTCGGGCACGCACTCGTGGGGCTACTGGCGCGACGAGTTCCAGCTGTCGTGGCCCGTGCTGGCCAAGGGTCTCGGTATCTGA
- a CDS encoding enoyl-CoA hydratase yields the protein MSNNDSAAPAAPAAAKFTAVQDGKVLRITITNPKRKNAIDYDTMVALGDAFRTAAEDRAVRAIVLTGEGGDFCTGADLSASAGEAQRGITSDMVMDAANRLVRAIVDAPVPVIVRIRGAAAGVGVGIALAADLVYASEDSYLLLAFINIGLMPDGGAAALVAAAAGRPLAARMALLGERLPAREAAAAGLFTTVVPDDELDAAVEAGVQKIATGPRRALELTKQALNQATLASLDAALAAEKAGQTELLRSPDFVEGATAMLTKRKPVFAD from the coding sequence ATGAGCAACAACGATTCCGCGGCCCCGGCCGCACCCGCCGCCGCGAAGTTCACCGCGGTCCAGGACGGCAAGGTGCTCCGGATCACGATCACCAACCCCAAGCGGAAGAACGCCATCGATTACGACACCATGGTCGCGCTCGGGGACGCCTTCCGCACGGCGGCCGAGGATCGCGCGGTGCGGGCGATCGTACTCACCGGCGAGGGCGGCGATTTCTGCACCGGCGCGGATCTCTCCGCGAGCGCGGGCGAGGCGCAGCGGGGCATCACCTCGGACATGGTCATGGACGCGGCGAACCGGCTGGTGCGCGCCATCGTCGACGCGCCGGTCCCGGTGATCGTGCGCATCCGGGGCGCCGCGGCGGGCGTCGGCGTCGGCATCGCGCTGGCCGCCGACCTGGTCTACGCGAGCGAGGACTCCTACCTGCTGCTGGCCTTCATCAACATCGGCCTGATGCCCGACGGCGGGGCGGCCGCGCTGGTCGCCGCCGCGGCGGGCCGCCCGCTGGCGGCGCGGATGGCACTGCTCGGCGAGCGGCTGCCCGCCCGGGAGGCGGCGGCCGCCGGGCTGTTCACCACGGTCGTGCCCGACGACGAGCTCGATGCCGCGGTCGAGGCGGGCGTCCAGAAGATCGCCACCGGTCCGCGCCGCGCGCTGGAGCTCACCAAGCAGGCGCTGAACCAGGCCACGCTGGCCTCGCTCGACGCGGCCCTGGCCGCCGAGAAGGCGGGGCAGACCGAGCTGCTGCGCTCGCCCGATTTCGTCGAGGGCGCCACCGCGATGCTCACCAAGCGCAAGCCCGTCTTCGCCGACTGA